In a genomic window of Sulfurisphaera tokodaii str. 7:
- a CDS encoding PFL family protein, whose amino-acid sequence MKYSAEEIIEVYQMLNEEDLDIRSVTLSINTLFAISDDLDKSLKKLEEINNFLERFSKIVDEVGSKYGIRIVTKRVSVSPIQFFLEVLDEKDGIELAKYLDRIAERNNIDYISGYSAFADKGFTRGSLRVLKTLTDALNKTKRLAGMINAASTMSGMNIDAIKIFVDRIFEIPPESSSRTAIMSNVPPDSPFVPSAHHGMGMPEATINVAVSGPGVIKAAIERSKPKTLQELHDIIKRAAFKITRLGELVGRTVAENMGINFTTVDLSLAPSPKVGDSVAEIIETMGIEKIGGHGSLAALAILMDAVKKGGAMATSSVGGLSSAFIPVSEDAVMSERSLEGYIDFYTLIALSSVCNSGIDMVGVSKSQGKDKVIGLISDILALGISLNKILGARIIPIDSPPGSYIDLGGLLGKIVVMKLKDVNVSKFTSYRGFIPSTVKRLELG is encoded by the coding sequence ATGAAGTATAGCGCAGAAGAAATAATAGAAGTATATCAAATGCTTAACGAGGAGGATCTAGATATTCGTTCAGTAACTCTGAGCATTAACACACTCTTCGCAATATCAGATGATTTAGATAAATCATTAAAGAAGTTAGAAGAGATTAATAATTTTCTAGAAAGATTTTCAAAAATCGTAGATGAAGTAGGAAGTAAATATGGAATCAGAATTGTTACTAAAAGAGTATCTGTATCCCCAATTCAGTTCTTTCTTGAAGTGCTAGATGAAAAAGACGGAATAGAATTAGCTAAATATCTGGATAGAATAGCTGAAAGAAATAACATAGATTATATAAGTGGTTATTCAGCTTTTGCAGATAAAGGATTTACTAGAGGATCCTTAAGAGTTCTTAAAACCTTAACAGACGCACTGAACAAGACTAAAAGACTAGCTGGAATGATTAACGCTGCATCTACGATGTCTGGAATGAATATCGATGCAATAAAGATCTTCGTAGACCGAATATTCGAAATACCACCAGAATCCTCATCAAGGACAGCTATAATGTCTAATGTTCCTCCAGATTCGCCTTTTGTACCTTCAGCTCACCACGGTATGGGAATGCCAGAGGCTACAATAAATGTAGCTGTAAGCGGACCAGGAGTAATTAAAGCCGCTATTGAAAGAAGTAAACCTAAGACTTTACAAGAACTCCATGACATAATAAAGAGGGCAGCATTTAAGATTACTAGACTCGGTGAACTAGTAGGAAGAACTGTAGCTGAAAACATGGGGATAAATTTTACAACTGTTGATTTATCATTGGCCCCCTCACCTAAAGTAGGAGATAGTGTTGCGGAAATTATAGAGACGATGGGGATAGAGAAGATAGGCGGACACGGCTCATTGGCTGCATTAGCTATTTTAATGGACGCTGTAAAGAAGGGAGGAGCTATGGCCACATCCTCAGTTGGCGGTCTCAGTAGTGCGTTTATTCCGGTAAGTGAAGATGCTGTAATGTCTGAGAGATCATTAGAGGGATATATAGATTTTTACACTCTTATAGCGTTATCCTCTGTATGTAATAGTGGCATAGATATGGTAGGAGTAAGCAAGTCACAAGGGAAGGATAAGGTAATAGGACTAATTTCAGACATCTTAGCATTAGGAATATCCTTAAACAAAATCCTTGGAGCTAGAATAATACCCATCGACTCACCACCAGGAAGTTATATAGATCTTGGAGGACTTCTGGGTAAGATAGTAGTTATGAAATTAAAGGACGTCAATGTGTCAAAGTTTACTTCATACAGAGGTTTCATACCCAGTACCGTAAAAAGGCTAGAACTAGGTTAA
- a CDS encoding ACT domain-containing protein: protein MENAIIIVVGADKPGIVAGIASKLAENNANIIDISQTVIRGIFAMIMLVDISKCKVPLDELRTQLQEKGRELVVEVHTYHEKVFRYMERV, encoded by the coding sequence ATGGAAAACGCTATAATTATAGTAGTAGGAGCTGATAAACCTGGAATCGTAGCTGGAATAGCGTCAAAACTAGCTGAAAATAATGCAAACATAATCGACATCTCACAAACTGTTATAAGGGGAATTTTTGCCATGATCATGTTAGTTGATATTTCTAAATGTAAAGTGCCATTAGATGAATTGAGAACACAACTACAAGAGAAAGGTAGAGAGCTAGTGGTTGAAGTACACACATACCACGAAAAAGTATTTAGATACATGGAGAGGGTATAA